In Melanotaenia boesemani isolate fMelBoe1 chromosome 1, fMelBoe1.pri, whole genome shotgun sequence, the genomic window TATGATTCCTTCTGTGTATTTAATCTCACCTCATTTCTGTCATGGTTACAGATCCGTAATGAAGCAGATTATCTTTTCATGATGGACATTGACAGTGTTTTCCACGGCCGTTTTGGAGCAGAGTCTCTTAGTCAACTGACTGCTGTACTTCACCGTGGCTACTACAAGGTTTCACTTTTTCTCCATCACCATGTTAACCACAAGTCAATTTAGTCAAATAAGCTGTTTAATGCCTTTTTTGTCCTCATTAATAACACTTAAGTCTCTAATCattcaaaataatttatcaTCTTATCCTTTTTCCACTCAGACCACACATAGGGACAGTTTTCCCTATGAGCGACGGTCAAAATCCAAGGCTTACATCCCTGCTGGTGAAGGAGACTACTATTACACTGCAGCTGTGTGGGGAGGATACCTGGAAGACATGTACAGACTTGTCAAGTAATCAGAACAAATTGCTGTCTTTGGTTACTTTTTAGGCTGTTGTTGTTATACTTACAGTGTGGAGTAAGAGTTGGTAGTACAGGATGTATTTTGATCATGTGTCTTTTAAACACTGTTCATCTTTAAATCTTCCATTAATCCTGAATTGTGTTATTTTCAAATACAGTAATACTATGAAGGCCACTGAAGTTTTTTATATCAACCTTTAGCAACTGTGACTTTCTCTTTTATCAGATACTGCTTTGAGCAATCAAAAGAAGATGACAAGAACAACATTCAAGCTGTGTGGCAGGAGGAGAGTCATCTAAACAGGTACAGCGTTGCATCAATTGCAAATTTCATTAAACATAATCCcctataaatatgtaaacagaaACCAAATTAATGTATCATGTTTGTCCATCTTTCTGTGATGCAGGTTCCTGTTTTACAACAAACCAACCAAGGTTCTATCTCCAGAATATCTGTGGTCTGACTATGATGCGGTATCAGCAGACATTAAAGTCGTCAGGATCTCGCAGTTGGTCAAGGACTATACAAAAGTGCGGCCTAATGGTGGAAACTGAGATCACATTGATGAGTTTTGTTACAGCATTCCTATACTTTCTTTGATCTGTGAATTTACTTCTAGAGCATGTAGAATAAACTATGACATCGATATatgaatgtattttttgtgtaaGACCTTTGAGAAACTGGAACTGTATATTAACAATAGTCTGTTAGTAGAACTGAAGTCACAAAGAAAATGCTTTTGGAGTTGCAAACCTTTTTCTTATTGTCTTCCACAAACAAAACAGGCCTTTTATCTCAAAAGTTTGATTGCAAACAGATTCTACAAATCTCAAATTTGCACCCACATTTTTGCCTCTATGACTacattactactactactattactcTGCTATAAAATGCATAATCTCTCTATGATGTAAAGTCTCTGTTCAATTCAGtgtctgttctgttctattttaTTAAAGGGGTAAATTCTTGAATAACAAAATGTTATATGACTGGTTAACCACTGAAACATTGAGACACAATAACCAAACACTGATGCTTggtataattttatttactcCCAATACATTTGATCTGTTTAAAGGTagataaaagttttattaaGGGAAGATatgatattaaattattttcaataaTGTGATATGTCATTTACTACTAAAAAGCAGGGTAAGTGATAAGGTGGCATCAGTTTCAACTGTCAGTTTCACGCCTTATAAAGGTATGTCACTATGATAATCTATTCAGGAAATCTaacctgagataaaacactTGTAAAAGATCTGCCTACCAACCAATGTTTCAGCCATCCATTTAAACCACTTATCCAGGTTCGGGTCGCAGAGGCAGCTGCCTGTGCAGGGAAGCTCACACTTCAACTCCAGAATAGAAGAGATTCCAGCCTTTCTCCAGGACACTGGCTCCAACTATAATGTTTGTCTGTGATTTAATAGTTATGGCTATTGTTCATTGTGTAGATCCGGAGTTTCTCTTCTGCAGTTCCTAGTGTGACATCACATAacagcagaggaggagaaaacCTGTTCTGTTTCACTTTATCTTGGTAGAGATAAGGTTCACTTATTGTGCTATTGTTTGATAGAAGTGTGGAGCTTCAGCTGCATAATTTCAAatgaatatttatcatttttaggAATGCaagaaacttttttcattcaatttttATTAATACCAACCAGTAACAGATATACTGATATTTATACATCTTAACAAGTCTCACATGTGTTCCCTTTACAATGGCTCCAAAGgtattcaaatagaccttgtggttgctgAGATATACTCATTCTTTTATGGATATTCAATTTTGAAGCAGAgggctaaaaacaaaactggcaCAGGGTTCAAAGGGTTAAaagtagtgctgggcaatgattaaaatttttaatcgtgattaatcgcatgatattttgcgattaatcgcattgtctctttcctttaaaagaaggcctacagctatatgaAGAGAATgtagtaaattttggtttagaAACACTACACCAGGGGTCTCCATCCTgggactctggagctgcaagtggatctctggaccttccacaatgcctctaaatacgtggctaaaatattttttaaatctttcttgtcTTTAGGTTGGAAACCGGGgacgttttttttctttttctttacatcattttccacaaatgtctacatcccttagaagaaagtctgtctatcctctttttataaaggttttatgtttttctttattttaaaacctaaaaacagaagtaaaaatgtggttcttcaaaaataacaaacatcctatggtggctcttcattaaaaatatatattaagttgcctttttgaaaagtctcgtaacatttgcagctctaaagaagttttatttagctggctgagggaaaaaatggctctttggattggaaaggctgcagacccctgcactaaacacataaacaggttcagcagcagttttctcttaaaataccaacagttaaaatatttcttcatatatataaaatttttataaaatcaaatatttatgagaaagaaggatgaaatgttccggatttactaactaaaaggtaaaaagtcaacaggatgaatttaaagctgtgaagctgcttccttctaaacacaaaaggaacaatatgtgatgaacatcagcatcaggtgaacagacagaaagtaggattagaatctcacagcttctagatggtgaggagagagaaatattcacaatatgtacaataacttccatctatgcaccttcagtgtttcattatctaGATTTctgcctataatttctctaaccttttattcttagcttgactgtttagcttcacctctggacctgcagcctcagctaccgggagttaaggggttaatatCTCGTTTCCCGGTGTAGcttcaggtctgtagatgtaactgtaaacatgtgtggtatccacagaaagtccaaaatctcagctaacagctcagtaaaaccatttctatcaccaacaaacacagcaaaaacaacaataattaaaagaccagatacacaaagtccaaaaaatatgtaaacacagatgatgtctccctaTGAACACGAGCCAATGACTCCTccactgaaagctcacatctcacagattccacagctggaagtttcatctcgctatgaccaagattcattgaaccagaggcagaagaaggcccgatttatgctttatgtttgtaaaagtcagacaACAtgtctttgctgtcttgcaaaaattaaagccacatttattttaaaaataaataaaaagtttctcattgtcttgtgggagcagtttcccgtccaaaaatcatgacgttctgccatctgcatgggttttgacagaaAGAGAAGCGTcggctcttcttcttctttcttaagttccagacaaaacgtctcttcattttaataaacctgctctttCCCGATTACATCAGGCGCatcgctgcagcagggaagggaggcagggacgccatgtttctgtggtcAAAGCCAGCtgccagtaaaagaaaaaacaaaaaaagaaaagcttaatgcgtgattaaaaacattaacggCGTCAATTAATTGTTGCGTTAACTCACGATTAATGCATTAACATGCCCAGCCCtagttaaaagataaaaaaacaactcaacTCTGTAAACATGATTAATGCACAGGTTTATGTGTAGTTAATGTGAAAAACACATTAGGGAATCACAAAATCAGCCTAGCCTTAGACATAATGCTTTGTCCCTTATCAGAAATCAGTCTGCTACACTTCCTTGTGCTTTACATAGCAGAGATCACATAGACTTCACTCAGACATCAAAGTGTTTACTTAAAATATCCTGCAGCACAGGATCTTCATCTGGATCGTATGAAGCATTTTGTGAAAGCAACACACACTGGTCCACtgtgtttctgacagtttcaGTAATCATCACTCTGAAACATGGCAAAATGCAGATAACAACACATAACAACAGTAAGATCATCATTACTGGTGTTACAAGTTTCATTAGCTTCTGGTACCATAGTGTGGAATTAAGCCTCTGAGAAACATTTCATCCCTGCTGATTCTTTGTTCCAGATTTCTTCTCAATCTATGTGGTGCAGGGGTGAAGGTcaaatcagtgtaaatacaaacaGCTGATGCTGCCAGATGACACCTACCAAACCAGTTAAGGGGCAAATATAAATAACACCTTTTCCCAAAGACTCAAACCATAATGGTAGGACAACTGTTTCCCTTCCCAGAAGGTGCCCAAAGGTTCACATTGTTCCTAGAACTATTATAACCCTGTCACATTAGCAAAAGTAGCTGTATATCCCAGTGTTAGTGTTACTGCACAGAGGACAGAAAATATTTCCGCTACACTTACTGGTGTGGGTCTCAATATTAAACTTGTAGGTGTCGCAActgaacacacatacagtaacaGCTGTTGCTTCTaatctctttgtcttttttgcgTGCGGTTGCATACCACAGATCATCATGTCTCCTGAGCACCTTTATCCCAGACATCTCACTCAACCACACATTCCTAAAGCTATCGTTGTCATTAACTTTACAAACAATCATTTACATGGCTTACACTGTTGGAATCTTTTTTATCTCGATCTGCAATGGCATTCTCATTCTTCCCTCGGTTGTTGGTGTCATGTCGATGGTGGCCTTGTTCTCTTTGCCAGCTAGTACTCTCCTCAATGATCCACAGAGTCGATGATTTCTTTTGCTAACATTGAGACGAACGGCGCTATGGGTCCTTGTTCCCCTTTGAAATCAGGCTGGCCATAGTGGGTCTGGGAGACTAAGATAAGAGACTAAGCCAcggggcagcatggctcagcaaggtagagcagtCGTCTTGTGGCCTGAGGGTTGTCGGTTCAATCCTCAGCCTAGTGGAGTTCATGTCGACTcatgtccttgagcaagacagcgaaccccaaattgctcctgatgggtcgtggttgaacaccttgcatggcagcttctgccatcagcgtggtgaatgtgatgcatgatgtaaagcgctttgggtatcattccaggtacagtaaaacaCTATTTAGTAAAAACCATTTACCTCTCAGTGATCTTCACTGCAGTAGATGTGGTCAGGAGCACCTGATATGGACCATCTCAACATGGAGAATGCCACTGCTTCTTTTTGATGACCTTAATCAGGACCCAGTCTCCTGGTCTCAGGATCAGCTCAGTCTGCTTTTCTCCTGAGGAATGATATTAGCAGAAACAACCTCCTTTGCAGTTAGTTTTTCGGCATATAATCTGTAAGAGTTAATTCACCTGTTGACTGATACTGCATCAGCTGCAGTAATCTGTATTGTCTGCCATGGATTATTTAAAGAAGAGTGAGACCTGTTTTATTAGATGCCACCCTCATGTGTAAGGCCGCCAGAGAAATGCAGTTTCGCCAAGTCTTTCCTGTTTCTTTATAcgcttatttttaattataccATTATGCCTTTCTATCAATCTGGCTGATTGGGGATGGTAAACATAATGTCTCTTCAGGTCAGTCTGTAATGTTTTTCCCATATCTGTAATAATttcattcacaaaatgttttccataatttttaaattgatggttactgtcttttttttttttttttttacaaagaacAAGAGAACATGCAACATATGATATCAGGAACTCATACTATTAACTTATAAATCAAATAAGTGcaaatgcagaaaataaataaaagccaaatGAAATGAATAGCAACATAAGCTAAATagtcaaataaaattatttttaatttaacatttcaaaatTGTCCATCACATAAAGctaattatttataaataacacacatacaaataccATTAATTAAATACAGCAATGTTAAAATACATTCAAATCATTTAGGAACACATGTAGGCTAATACTTATTCAGTGCTGAACTTGAATGTGCTTTGAGTGTGTGACgacagagagagtgagagagataGTGTGTGGTTAAgaaagacacagagagaaagactgtgtgtgtgtgtgaggaaaaacGAGATCTTCCTTACTTTAGCATGGATCACTTTCCATCTCTATCACTCTGGGCTGCATCATGTGTCACCTAATGAAGTGCATCATTATAAAAAGCCCTCTGCACACCTATTGCTCCTAATAGTGCCAACACATCACACTTCTTTGCAGCCTTCACAGAGGTCTGTTTTGGAAGTTACTCAAGCAAGCGTCAGGTCACATTGTAAGTTGTATTTAAACCAACCTTGTTGGGTACTCAAGTCAAGCATGCACGCTTCACTGGCTTTGAAGCTTCTCTGAGCCTTGACACACTCTTCTGTGGCTGACTTATAATCAAACACCTCCCAGTCTTTGCCATATATGTGAACGCGCCGAATTACTGCAGGATGGCATGGTATTCATGTGGTAGCAGATTTGTGTCCTTTTCCTAATCTTCTGCTAAATTCTGCCAAAGACTCGGTCTGCAGGGAGATGTGCTCAGTGCCTAGGTTGGGAAAAAGCTGTCGGAGTTCCATTAACATGGACACCATGTTCACGTTATTGTTCAATCCAAAACAAGTCAGTGGCTGAACAGCCGATCCAGCAGTTATTGATgcaatttacataaaaaagaacCCAAGAATTGCTGTGTTAGTCTTTGCTGTTGGCAAGTATGTACTCAGGATATTCTCAGCTAAAATGTGTGGGGAGGGATTTCATGTGACTTACTACATAAAGTAATCTTCATGATATTTGTCTCTTGTTGTGTATTTCTCATGAACTGATCACATTACTGTTCTTTTCATCTGAACAGGTACACCAGTTTTATAAAGGGCTTCATTGAGTCAGGGGAAAAGCACTTTTTCGTTGGATTCAGGGTCACTTACTATATCTTTacagacaacaaaaaagaagttCCTcaggtaagtttttttttttttatgcattaacTTAATTAAGCTGATTGACACAACTGAACATGTAGCAaatcaagaataaaaatactacaaaaaatgtttgtagTCACCTTGTAATGCAAAACGTTCTAATTCCCTAAATCTAAATCTCATTGCATCACTTTCTTGAAAGTTAAAGTTTTATCTATAGTGTTGTCAGTTCTTTTCTTGGCAGACATTTGGTGTTGACAAAACAACCCACATATGCTTCAGTGGAAATATAAAGAAACTGcaccaacaaaaaacaagagacactcgtttttcttgtttattttttccagctgtttagTATTTCCTAAAAGCGTACAAATGTAACTTTATCAGATGAATGTCCCAGTTGACCAGGCCTTTTGTCAACTTACAAAGTATGAGGAACATGTGATGCTGTACTGATGAGCCTGATAGTCACTGATGGTCTATATTGTAGAATATACTGTGACGTGCAAAAGTTATGACTCCCACATGCATTTTACAGCTTCTAAATTTATTTCCATTAGTGCAGTTTGAATTTTAGGCaatttgtgttgcatttctgAATTGATCAAAGCtgtaaaatccagagttttttactattttaacaTCTTGCTACCAAAATGTTTACTCTGCAGACAAATTATATATCAGATACAGATCGTTGTGGCTGCCAAACTGTGTTATGTCCGGAGCAGTGAGAAAATTGATGCAAGAGATTTGTTTAGTTTGATTAACAAAACACATCTACCATTTTGAGGGtgcaaaatgtttttcatttggttaattaaacagataaataaaaaataaaattttagatATAAGTTAAAAACGCAGAAGACAAGAGTGCATACATGTCCAACATTAATAATCATTACCTTGCAGAGCACCGTTTCTGCAGCAGTTACATCTGCATGTTTCTAAGCTTCACACATTTATTCAGGAGGCTTTTTACCCATTCCTTAAAACTGTTCCACAGACTAGTCAATCTCAATTGGGTTGACATCTGAGCTTTAATTTGATCATTGAAGTAATGATCTTTATATCTCACAATTGAAATGCATCTCCATAGACCACTCAtctcaaaaattaaatgattcagCAAATTATTCAGCATTCAGAATTAACACGTTATAATGCATATTTCGTTTCTGAGTGTAGTTTGAGGAAGTAATTTGTAATCTGTTCCTTTTATTTGATGATTCAGGTTAAGCTTGGTCCAAGCCGCAATATATCCATTCTTTCTGTCCCGAGTGCCCAACACTGGCAGGAAGTCGTACTCGGCAGAATGAAATGGGCCACTTTCGCCATTGAAAAACAGGTAAAGTAGACGTTTTTGGtttcaggtttgtttgttttgttcttttctccCCGTCCAGCTATAagaacagacattttaaaagctTCCCTACACAGTTTTTTATTAAAGCTCTGCTTTAATACAGAGCAGCATTACAAGAAAAAAGCTGGAGCAAAAGCAAGACCCCGTTAACTGATGTGTCATCAGTCTTTTTTTTGAGgtgtaaaaaaacaagtaaaaatggAGCCATGAAATTGTTGGACACTTAGATTATAATTCCTTTTGTGTATTTAATCTCACCTCATTTCTGCCATGGTTACAGATCCGTAATGAAGCAGATTATCTTTTCATGATGGACATTGACAGTGTTTTCCACGGCCGTTTTGGAGCAGAGTCTCTTAGTCAACTGACTGCTGTACTTCACCGTGGCTACTACAAGGTTTCACTTTTTCTCCATCACCATGTTAACCACAAGTCAATTTAGTCAAATAAGCTGTTTAATGCCTTTTTTGTCCTCATTAATAACACTTAAGTCTCTAATCattcaaaataatttatcaTCTTATCCTTTTTCCACTCAGACCACACATAGGGACAGTTTTCCCTATGAGCGACGGTCAAAATCCAAGGCTTACATCCCTGCTGGTGAAGGAGACTACTATTACACTGCAGCTGTGTGGGGAGGATACCTGGAAGACATGTACAGACTTGTCAAGTAATCAGAACAAATTGCTGTCTTTGGTCACTTTTTAGGCTGTTGTTGTTATACTTACAATGTGGAGTAAGAGTTGGTAGTACAGGATGTATTTTGAtcatgtgtctttaaaacacTGTTCATCTTTAAATCTTCCATTAATCCTGAATTGTGTTATTTTCAAATACAGTAATACTATGAAGGCCACTGAAGTTGTATATCAACCTTTAGCAACTGTGACTCTCTTTTATCAGATACTGCTATGAGCAATCAAAAGAAGATGACAAGAACAACATTCAAGCTGTGTGGCAGGAGGAGAGTCATCTAAACAGGTACAGCGTTGCATCAATTGCAAATTTCATTAAACATAATCCcctataaatatgtaaacagaaACCAAATTAATGTATCATGTTTGTCCATCTTTCTGTGATGCAGGTTCCTGTTTTACAACAAACCAACCAAGATTCTATCTCCAGAATATCTGTAGTCTGACAATGATGCGGTATCAGCAGACATTAAAGTGGTCAGGATCTCGCAGTTGGTCAAGGACTATACAAAAGTGCGGCCTAATGGTGGAAACTGAGATCACATTGATGATTTTCAAGACATAAAACCTTGGAAAATGCAACCACTAGTGTATgctgtttaatatattttgtataTTCTGCGAacggatttaaaaaaataatttctgctCCTTTCCAACCAACTTTTGTAACAGCATTcctatacatatacatatacatacatatacccACATgaggggggcccatgtcacccttttggccTGAGCCCAACCAGGCCCCATGAGCAAAGGCCTCAGCCACCAGGTGCTGGCCTCTGTCCCCCACCTCCAGGCATGGCTCCAGAggggccctggtgacccacTTCTGGGCAAGGAAAACCCAGatccattatttttattcatcataggGGTCTACTGAGTGGAGCCAATTTTCCCATGAAGGAAATTTATTTGTTGCAGCCATTAAAgctaacataaataaaagaacaaatgttaaatataagaaaaatgtgagcacaaataaacagaatatatacaggaaaaacacaaatacttCAATGGCTAAATACAGAGGAAGACCATAAATTCTGATATGGATTCAGTCTGGTATAACAGTGCAGAAATCTGATCACCTCTCACACATGGAGGATTTATTGTACAGTTATTGTGTATGGGGGGGAATGCTGTTATTTAAACCTTTCCTCATGACAGAAAAGATTTGCATCTAAACACCAGAACACCAGAGGAACCAAACACCAAGTACACCTACTAGTTGACAGGTTACTCCTGTAATATCCGAAATATAAATGCATGACTTGAATGACTCTATTATAGCCTACAGCACTGTCTAGAAGGCTTGGAACTCAAAACGCcagtatttaaaaaaggaaaagaaagaaaattgagGAATAAATCACGTTGAAATTGTATGGAAATAATCTGTATTAAAGCGTGACAAGAGATGGCAACACATGATACGGTTTCaagttttttcttctgtttgcctCAGGGCAATGGGGACATCTACTGGTATAAAGTGGTATTACAGAGAACGTGTGGTCTACCCCTACAATTTCCTCATATCATCGAGTTACACCCTGAACAGTCCACCACTGCAAAGTTGGAACTGTAAAGAGTAATGCAGATGAATATGTGCAACTAAAATTtgatataataaataaagacatacTAGTCTGAAGAGTAGAGAGACAAATTGAATAAAACTCAAAAACATAGTGAACTGTAATATAACAAGACACATTTCCTCTTGATATCTTTATGGAAACGGGGCTTCCAATGTTTGCGCTTGAAACTGATCAAtggaaaaaacatgtaaaattcaGAAGATGGCAGTATAATATAGCTGTGTTGGAGCGACAGTAGTGGTCTGTGTGGCTGCCAGATCTGTATTTCTGCCAGATTCGTATTTTTGTCGACTGCGCATGCGCATCGCGGCGGCCATCTTGGACGCTGAAATACGGCAACACCGTCTAGTCAAATCTGTGTGGGTGAAATTCATACCTCTTAAAAACGACAAGGAAGAAGATAATGGCACCATAAGTCCCGGAGAGGCGGCAGCCATTGCTTCCACCTGCATCATGGTGCCGTTTggacttgtttttattgtcttcgCTGTCCACTTTTACCGCACACTTGTCAGTCATAAAACAGACCGACAGATCCGAGAGCTTGAACAGGTCATCAGACTGGACCACAGGGTGGAGAATGATGACCTGAAGGCTGCTGTCCATTTCCCCTGATTGTAACAAGTGAGCATAGAATAGCAGGGACATTCAGCAGCACTGACATCAACATTTTCttataaaagctttattttttatgttcattgAGCTGAAAGGGTTGTCTTTTGAAATTGTGAACATGTTACATTGAACTGCATGTTTTGGGTCAGTTCCCTTCTAGATTTTGCATGTTAACAAACTTGGTTTAGGTTGTTGGTAAATCTGTTGCTCAGTTATTACGCCATCAGCCATGAAGGCTTGAACATTGTTGAAGAAGACAAATCCCCTCATCGCGAAGCTgcaaaaagaggcaaaaaaagttGTTCACCATAAGCTAAAAAGCGTCTACCACACAGATTTGACTAGACGGTGTTGCCGTATTTCAGCGTCCAAGATGGCCGCCGCGATGCGCATGCGCAGTCGACAAAAATACGAATCTGGCAGAAATACAGATCTGGCAGCCacaaggtgtgtcccaattcagggtctgcacacttcgaagtgcggattcgtcggccacatacgtcatcgcggtgcgcgaagtactgtcccaattcacagaatttgaaggaccctccgaatccacccttcgaatccgcacttcgtttggcctcaaacgaaggatgcttgtgatgcatccttcgcggcctcttttctcccacaattcgttgcgcacaggacggtggcgaatcagcaacctcacaagagtcttattaagtttaaataaagttttatttttaaaaaaagttcgtttttttaactacactttagtataaacgttacaaaaccaagtacatttaaagcatgtttgttaaatggtgacattaaaattcggtaatatttgatattcagatacttttaaggggttaatgaagtgtgttacggctggaaaacaacagagcctcaaaccgtttttttttttttttttaactgtcggtgttgccgctccgtggaggacactctgtagcctacgtagtctgcacacttcgaagtctgcttaacgttcgtgaaatgggacagcctacctagtctacaagaatttcccatagcaacaacaa contains:
- the LOC121640731 gene encoding globoside alpha-1,3-N-acetylgalactosaminyltransferase 1-like; the encoded protein is MKWATFAIEKQIRNEADYLFMMDIDSVFHGRFGAESLSQLTAVLHRGYYKTTHRDSFPYERRSKSKAYIPAGEGDYYYTAAVWGGYLEDMYRLVKYCYEQSKEDDKNNIQAVWQEESHLNRFLFYNKPTKILSPEYL